The Candidatus Acidiferrales bacterium DNA segment TCGAGATGGCGAGCGAACGTCATGTCCCGGTTATCCTGGGAACTCTTGCCTGCAACTTGAAAGATCAATATCCGTTTATCTCGATCGCCGAACACGGATTTCCACGAGCCGACTCTGTTTTCAGACAGGCGAACCGAGCACTTGCGGGCAAAGATCTTGATGCCGCCGATTCGCTTTTCAGGTATGCGAAAGACCTCGACGCTCTAAGATTCAGAGCTCCCTCCGAGCTTAACGATGTGATAGAAAGTTTGGGAATAAAATTCCATGATCCTGTTATCAAAATCGATTCCGCATTTGATGCAATGAGTCCCGACCACGTCGTCGGCGATAACCTCATGAGCGACCATCTTCACCCTACTCTTTACGGATACCGGCTAATCGGTAAACTCTATTACGACGAGATGGAACAGAAAGGATTGCTCCCGAAATCCAGGCCGCTCGGTATCAACGACGGGGAGCAGGACAGTCTCACGATTGCAAAGTTCGCATTCTGCCCCCTTGATTCGGTAATAGGCGATTTTAGAATAAAACTATTGAAAAATGATTGGCCGTTTGTGGAGAAGGATGATGAAGCGTCCAAATATACTCTGCTTGGGGCAAAGAATTACATCGATTCTCTCGCCTATGAGGTCATTGAAGAGAGAAATGATTGGGCGACCGCTCATCGTGAAGCGGCAAGATGGTACGCCGAGAGGAGCGACCTTACCTCCTTTGTTCGGGTGATGAACGTTCTGATTGCCCAATATCCATCGACAGTTGAGAATTATGATTATGCTGCAGATGTACTCATGAAGTCAAAGCAATTTGATGCGGCGTACGATTATTTGAAGAAAAGGAATGGAATAGCCCACAGTGCATATTCGGATAAATGGCTCGGAGCCATCGATCTTAATGAAAAACGGATTTCATCCGCAAAGGATTACCTTTGTGAAAGCATAAAATATGATAACAGCGACCCTCAGGTGTGGTACAACCTTGCAGGTGTATACATCGCAGAAAAGGATTTTCAAGATGCACTTCAGTCGATCAATATGGCACTGTCATTGCTTCCGAATTACTCGAGTGCAATCGCTTTGAAGGAACAGTTGATTAAGGCGGTCAAATGAAAAGGGACGCAAAAAATATTTCAATTGCCGGCCGTTTTGGAAAATCCACTTTAGTTTGTCGTTCTTTCCCGGGCTTGGCGCCGCCAGGGAGACTACGACAAAACATGCGCCGACGTCAAGTGAAACTTTTGGAGGAGGAAATATGAAAAGATTGATTCTAATAATTATGATGCTCGCATGGTCATCATTTGTAACAGCGACCACTTATCACACCGTGAGCTTCTCAGGGACGCCGAGCTCTGATTTTGCTTCCGATGAAGCCGTCTCCACTTCATCCGGCGGGGTCACTGCCTACCTGACGTGGGACGCCACGAACCTTTACCTCGCTTATGCCGCTAACAATGGAGAACCGGTCGTCATTTATATAGACACCGATCCGCAATTAACTCCGACAAATGGAACCGGAACGACTGGAGGTTTTAATTATGACGGCATAACGCCGTCGTTACCATTTACGGCAAATTTTGTCGCGTTCTTGAAAAACGGCTATCAAGAATATCGAACTTGGACGGGCAGCGCCTGGAGTTCCAACACAACGACTGGGATTTCCACTTACTTTGGGACGAATACCGAAGAGTATTCAATTCCGTGGTCGACGATGGGCGGAAAACCGACGACAGTTTATTTCCTGATGTACAAAGACAACGGCGGAACCTACGTATATGGACAAGCACCTGCACAAGTGAGCGATGGAACGAATTCATCGCCGACATTCGCCTATTTTTACTCCGATGAAGTGACGACTGGAATTTCTCCGTTCGGCAGCTACGATGTAGCCCTATCGGTTGATATGTCCTCCTATTCAGCAAGTTATGCTTACAACGCAGTTACTTTGAATTGGAGAACTCAATCCGAGATCAGCAATGCAGGATTCAACATTTACCGCAAAGCGTCGACCGATGCGAGCTATTCTGGAATCGCAAGTTATGCCAGTGACATTTCTCTTTGTGGTCTCGGTACAAGTGCGACAGGCAAGTCGTACTCGTTCACAGATAGGAAGATAGCGGGCGGAACAATTTATGACTACAGGATAGAGGAAGTATCAATGAGCGGCTCGATTAGAGAATTCGGGCCAATCCGGATTCAAGCGTCGAATTCGATTCCGTCTGCGTACCAACTCCACCAAAATTATCCGAACCCGTTCAATCCATCCACCACTATAACGGTCGATGTGAAGAAAGACGGCTATGCCCGCCTTGAAGTTTTCAACGCACTCGGAGAAAAAGTCGTGACTCTTTTCGACGGCTACATTCAAGCCGGAACGCGCCCGTTTACATGGGACGGTTCAAAGACGCCGAGCGGAATATATTTGTATCGATTTACCGTCGACGGCTTCACGGCGGTGAAGAAAATGATTTTGATGAAATAAGTTTTTGTTGGATCCTTCTGATTGCATGGCTGAAGGTGACAGGGCTGTGGGCAGTTTTTTCCTGCCGCAGCTCTTTGTTATTTGTCGGTTGCCGGAAAGTTCCGGCAACCTTTAGGACATTCCGAACTGGTTCGGGGTCTTGAGAAGTCGAGATCTCGAATCGTGTTCCGGATGGCAAAAAATAGGAACGAAGATGCATAAGATTTTTCTTATCTCCACGGCGGCTTTTTTAATCGCAAGCTCTCTGTATGCCCAGGACAGCGTTGACGTAACTTTTTATTTTAAACCTACGGACAATCCAACCGTCGTTTACCTGCCGGGCGAATTCAATAATTGGGCAAACAATAACCAGGGCGTTATTGCGCCGGGTTCGCCTACTGCGATGACGAAAGATGCTGGAACGGGTATCTGGTCAAAGACTTACCGGTTGAAGGTGGAAGGACCACAATCTGGAGGCGGAGTCGCCGGTGCGTACCAATATAAGATCAACGAAAATGGCACATCGAATGGATGGCTTCCGGATCCGCTTAACCCGTATCAGAATTCCGCGGACAATAATAATTCGATGCTCTACGTGAAGAGTCCGACAGTTTTTCATTTTCTTCCGAATTCAAAATCAGGGATTGTCAGCTCGCAGCAGCCTGTGATCTCCGCGTACATTTTCCCTTCACTTGCGAGCGCAGTCGACACGTCAAGCTTCATGGTACAGATTGACGCGGTCCTATATAAAATAGCCGGAGCGGCTTACAATCCTGCAACGAATTTTCTAAGCTTCCTTTCTCCAATCTCATTGCAAAATGGCACGCGGACCATGAAGCTTTCTGTGAAGAACCTAGCGGGAAATTTGATTTCGGACTCGACCTCTTTTGTCGTCGAGGCGGGCGCAATTCAAATATTAAATCAGGGCGGACATGTGACCGTCAAACCGGGAACGACAATTCTCGGGGTTGTGGAGGATACTTCAGTTCATAACGTGGAAATTGTTCAGAACGGGACGGATACCATAGGCGTCCCTGCAAATGACGGAAATTTTTCTTTTAGCGCCTCGTACACCGAGGGACTAAACACTTTTGTTGCAGTCGCAAAAGACAGCAGCGGTGCAACGATAGTATCCAGCCCATTCACGATCACATATCTTGTCAATCACTCGCCAAACGCCGTGATCAGTTTCTCGTCCAATGGAAACTCTATAACTCTTTTCGCAGGAAACAGCACCGACCCGGATCCAGGCGAGTCCGCACTACTGACTTTTGCATGGGGGGTAGATCCATCTAATCCTTCCGTCGTAAATGGAGTTCAAGGATCGACATCCTCATCGATAACCGTTCCCCGGCCGTCGAAACCGGGTGAGTATTATTTCTCGTTGATCGCCACCGATTCGAGCGGCAACAAAGATACCACACGTTCATATTTCACGATTGATACAAACGACTCAGTGACCTTTCCGACGTACGCTTCAAATCCTCTATGGGCCAAGATGGGACGGATCTATGAGATTTTCTTCAATTCATTCACACCGCAGCAGACGATCAACGCCGCAACTCAGAAGCTGGACTATTTGCAGGAGATGGGCTTTAACATTATCTGGGTGATGCCGGTCATGAAAAACAATCAGCCGATCGATAATTCATCCGGAACCGGTTACAACATCGTTGATTTTTATACTGTGGCACCTCAATATGGTACAAATGCCGACTTCAAGGACTTCGTCGATAGAGCTCATCAACTTGGCATGAAGGTCATTCTTGATGTCACCCCGAATCAGACGAGCTACAATCATCCGTTTGTCAACGACGCACGGTTGTTCAAGACGTATTCTTTCTATTGGGGATTTTACCAGCATCAGCTTATTACCAATTCCAATTATCACCCTAACTTTTCGGAATCCATAACGAGTGATGGTTTCGTTTACTACAGCGGCTTCAGCGACCAACTCTTGAATTATAATTGGAGCGATCTCGATTCGCGCACGTACATGGAAGGGGTTTACAAGTGGTGGGTCCAGCAGATGGGACTTGACGGGTACAGATTTGATTCTTATTGGGGTCCGCACGATCGAGCGGATAACGGGAATGGCGGCGAAAATGAAATGGGAACTCCTACACGGACTCTGCTTAAGCACATCAAGCCGGATATTTTTTTCCTTGGAGAGACTGCGGGAACTGGAACGGGAACCGAGGTTAATTATGCAGACGACGGAGGGGGTCTCGATGCTGCTTATGATTGGAACATGCTTCACAACGCGGTTCAGTCGTTCAACTTCGGAAGTTCGTCGAGCGTCTCGAATCTGAATAATTATGTCACGAATGGCGGAGGCGCGTCCATGGGATTTACTCCAGGTCCGAATGCGCTGTTCATGCGCGGCATGGAGAACCACGACGAGGATCGCATCGCGTATACTTATGGCTCTTACGCCAAGACGATGCCTATGGGGACCGTGATCTTCACTATTCCGGGAATTCCAATGCTCTACTCCGGGCAGGAGGTGGGATGGGGTCTCGGTATTTCAGATTTCGATCAGCGCCGGCGAGGGGTTATAGATTGGAATAGTGCGGGCAAGTCGCTGCTGACTCCACATTACCAGAGACTCGCGTGGATTCGGGCGACGTTCGCGGGATTTTCGACACAGACGTTTGATGAATTGTCCACGGGAAATGGCTGGGTCTATGGTTACACGAGGCCCTATGTCGATCAGAATGGGATCGCTTTAGAAAATTTCGGCGGTTCACCTGCAACGGCGAGCATCACGCTTGTCGGGAGCGGAAACTCGC contains these protein-coding regions:
- a CDS encoding alpha-amylase family glycosyl hydrolase → MHKIFLISTAAFLIASSLYAQDSVDVTFYFKPTDNPTVVYLPGEFNNWANNNQGVIAPGSPTAMTKDAGTGIWSKTYRLKVEGPQSGGGVAGAYQYKINENGTSNGWLPDPLNPYQNSADNNNSMLYVKSPTVFHFLPNSKSGIVSSQQPVISAYIFPSLASAVDTSSFMVQIDAVLYKIAGAAYNPATNFLSFLSPISLQNGTRTMKLSVKNLAGNLISDSTSFVVEAGAIQILNQGGHVTVKPGTTILGVVEDTSVHNVEIVQNGTDTIGVPANDGNFSFSASYTEGLNTFVAVAKDSSGATIVSSPFTITYLVNHSPNAVISFSSNGNSITLFAGNSTDPDPGESALLTFAWGVDPSNPSVVNGVQGSTSSSITVPRPSKPGEYYFSLIATDSSGNKDTTRSYFTIDTNDSVTFPTYASNPLWAKMGRIYEIFFNSFTPQQTINAATQKLDYLQEMGFNIIWVMPVMKNNQPIDNSSGTGYNIVDFYTVAPQYGTNADFKDFVDRAHQLGMKVILDVTPNQTSYNHPFVNDARLFKTYSFYWGFYQHQLITNSNYHPNFSESITSDGFVYYSGFSDQLLNYNWSDLDSRTYMEGVYKWWVQQMGLDGYRFDSYWGPHDRADNGNGGENEMGTPTRTLLKHIKPDIFFLGETAGTGTGTEVNYADDGGGLDAAYDWNMLHNAVQSFNFGSSSSVSNLNNYVTNGGGASMGFTPGPNALFMRGMENHDEDRIAYTYGSYAKTMPMGTVIFTIPGIPMLYSGQEVGWGLGISDFDQRRRGVIDWNSAGKSLLTPHYQRLAWIRATFAGFSTQTFDELSTGNGWVYGYTRPYVDQNGIALENFGGSPATASITLVGSGNSPNVYFAGGAVDGKTYYMNDVYNDSSSAVTFSGGSLNLSVTLPAYGSAVYVLSDSLINLAVPTSVRTGDLNIPERCTLEQNYPNPFNPTTVIGYQLSVVTHVTLKVYDVLGRSVATLVNEKQGAGTHVATFDGSRLSSGVYFYRLQAGAFTDVKKLMLMK
- a CDS encoding T9SS type A sorting domain-containing protein; protein product: MKRLILIIMMLAWSSFVTATTYHTVSFSGTPSSDFASDEAVSTSSGGVTAYLTWDATNLYLAYAANNGEPVVIYIDTDPQLTPTNGTGTTGGFNYDGITPSLPFTANFVAFLKNGYQEYRTWTGSAWSSNTTTGISTYFGTNTEEYSIPWSTMGGKPTTVYFLMYKDNGGTYVYGQAPAQVSDGTNSSPTFAYFYSDEVTTGISPFGSYDVALSVDMSSYSASYAYNAVTLNWRTQSEISNAGFNIYRKASTDASYSGIASYASDISLCGLGTSATGKSYSFTDRKIAGGTIYDYRIEEVSMSGSIREFGPIRIQASNSIPSAYQLHQNYPNPFNPSTTITVDVKKDGYARLEVFNALGEKVVTLFDGYIQAGTRPFTWDGSKTPSGIYLYRFTVDGFTAVKKMILMK